AAATAAGTTTCTGTCGTATGTCTGAATAAGATCTTGTCCTCATATATAATGGATGGATGAGATCTTTTTGAGATACACAAcataaacatattttcattgtGTATCATGACAATATTTTGTTGTCAACATATGTAACAAAATCACATTTTTGTTTGTATATTTCGACTAATCTTTCCATTGTATATCCCTACAAATTATCAAGTGTGTGGATcaattgatgtgaaattacaacTACTTGGAGTCTTGGATATGCAGTCACTTGGAGAAATACCTGACTCgaacataattattttcaataaaaatacttGGATATGCAGTCACTTGGAGGAAAAACTTTACCGCTTTAATAATCTTACCTGACTCgaacataattattttcaataaaagatactTGTGATTAGGACCAAAAATATATCCACAAATTAAATTCTTGTctaaatacataacaaaaatgTAGTGTGTGAGTGAGTGCCAAAGTTAATATTCTACTATGGACTCAACATTTATACAACAAACCAAACATGAAATatagtaattaaatatttatttttcatcttcttttttaCATTAGTATTATTAGAGGACTTCCTCCATCCATCCCTTGCCCTTGTCCAAAGCTAAATGAGGCATCGTAATCCTACTGCCAAAGCTTGAaatcacaaacaaacaaaaaattcagCAAATGCAAATTTGAATTAACCTATTATATAATTGAAGTATATAAAAATACTTGGTACATATTCAATTCAACCGTTAATAActaagtaaataattattaaaataatataaatattaaatattaagagTGTATCCCGTGCAAATGCATCTAGCCGTTTACACTTGATGACAGCTAGACAGATTTTATATAGATATAGACAAAAGTTTAACGCTGAATGTCGTTTGATTCTACCTCTCtttctatataattatttatttattttttaggtaaACTAAATGCTTTTAAGTATTATCCCGTGTCTTATTATAATATGAAAAGGGGGTACATACTGCCAAAACCAACtacagagaaaaaagagaaaaaaaaagggaaagtaaagagaaaagggaaagaagatAAAGAGGAAAAGGTTCAAAGTGCAAGTTAACCGTGATTGTTTGTGTCCACTTGTAAAAACTGGTTACTTTCCCACCCACTCCATCAACATTCCACAATCACCTAATacacaaaagacaaaaaaaccAAGATGATTGATGATGTACAACTATGTTCTTAACTTCTTATAAATGAAATTCCCAGACTCatcagaacaaataaaattgtgtttcaATGCTAAAATCAGCTCACTCTTGTGCTAGAATTCTACTTTAAATGGCAATATTTTTGCATCAACTTTCTTGCTAAATTAGATGATAGGTCCTGGCAAGAATTTGCTTCACACATGCATTGATTGGAGAGGGATCAATTTACATTTTTTGTAAAAGTTATGtagcatataatatataagatcatGAATCCATGTTTAGAATATTTGcaagttttttcattttcagcATTGGTGTTGACAATGATTTGAGACCACAAGTATCTTCTACGGAAAGATAATCAAGCTCGAGTCGAGTAAGAAAACTAAAGATGCCAGACAGCAAAACTCTCTTCCCGAGTTTTATTGTAGCTGACATATCGCAAGACTCAAAATCGAGATCACTGGTTAAACTGGAAAAATCTCGTGCCAAATATTGATCTACCTGTTTGATGGTAAAGTGTTGACAATGACAGTTATTTTAACAGTGGTGTTATTATTTGTTGGATTTGTGTTCCTGGTCCTACTTCATGTTTGTTTTTCCGAGAGACTCTTTAGGAGAGGATCAATGGTTGAGAGGGGTGCAAATGTAGGCAGAAGCATGTCCATAGATGACTTGGAGATGCTTCCATGTTATGATTATGTTGCCAAAGGCAACACAAGCAGCCCTGTGGATTGTGCAGTTTGCTTGGAGAACCTCATCACAGGAGATAAGTGCAGATTGTTACCTATGTGCAAGCACAGTTTTCATGCCCAATGTGTGGACACATGGCTTCTAAAGACACCCATATGTCCAATTTGCAGGTGTAATGCTCATTCTCATAGTGGAAACCAAGTTGTAGGTAACAATGACTACTTTGTTGCACCAAATAGTGGGTCTAGGGAGAGCCAAAGTCAGCAACATGACAATATGGTATTGGTGCAGTTGAGAGAAAGCCTAGAAAATGTTCCATCCACAAATGTTGACATAGAAAATCCAACATTAGGAAGTCACAACTTGGTCAGAGAGCACTAAGTAGATTCAACTGGAAATCAGATATCATGCTACCACTTTGCTTCATGCTGCAGAATTTGCAGCTTTGTGAGAGGTACCTCAAAATGAGTATTGTTGAGATATTTGAAGAATGATGAACGATGAGTCTTCTAGTATTGTCATAGTTATATATTATGTTGTTTTGCTCCATTTGgttatgttttagtttttttcattgtctctttttaatctttcaagCACAAGCATCTCTTTGATTGCTCGGTAGATTATTGAATTGTTAACTGAAGTAAAACTTGCTTATctctagtaaaaataattttggttCATGCTCTTATGTTTGTATCACTCgtagacattttattttattttactacctGTGTTGTTTTCATCTTACTAATAGTTAAGACATCCAATAATTATTAAGACTGAAGGCTAATTTTGATTAGAGAATAGCACCATGaatattgataatattataTCCAAGTTTTGTCTAACTATTttgggttgaacattttttttaccaacaattatttttaaattaaataagttttaaaattaatactttCAACTAAATGatttcaaaatgaattttaacacAACTATAAAATCACAGTCTTGTGACTTGaaatcatttattttgaaaaccacACGAGTAGTAAAAATTAATACGTTTTATTGGTGGATTAGCGTTTTTCACTTCATACTTCTCTTATAAAATACACTTGCTTCTTTTCAAATTacatctcaatttaaaatttttaaattgtttaaaatattttcgctttaaaattaaaaaaatcatgaataattcttttcaataacaatattatttatttccattCACCTAAATATATACTAGTTAATTTACAACTAAACTCCAATTCGTTTcataaatgattttaattaaataaaattattttatttggaaagtaCAACCAATAATTTTCTCACAATGTATACTACTTCAATTTACATAATTTGAGACAGAATGATTATGTTCAAGTCACCCACCAATGAGACAAaacagaagaaagaaaa
The nucleotide sequence above comes from Glycine soja cultivar W05 chromosome 11, ASM419377v2, whole genome shotgun sequence. Encoded proteins:
- the LOC114375166 gene encoding E3 ubiquitin-protein ligase ATL23-like translates to MTVILTVVLLFVGFVFLVLLHVCFSERLFRRGSMVERGANVGRSMSIDDLEMLPCYDYVAKGNTSSPVDCAVCLENLITGDKCRLLPMCKHSFHAQCVDTWLLKTPICPICRCNAHSHSGNQVVGNNDYFVAPNSGSRESQSQQHDNMVLVQLRESLENVPSTNVDIENPTLGSHNLVREH